Part of the Sporomusa termitida genome, TTTAATCCGTCGTCAGGTGTTTTATGCCTTATTTTATTTGCATAAGATGCCGTACAGCTAAGACTGCAAAAAAAATGATTACGGCCAGCTCGCAACTGACGCCGTATTTCCTTTTCCACTTTTTCAAAATCCTTCCCACAAAAATAGCATGTTAAGCGCATAACAAAACCTCCACCCAATAATATATAATACAGGTCATAAACCCATTATACATCAGGTGGAGGCGACTTTCAAGCTGTGGTGGAGGCGAGGAGAATCGAACTCCTGTCCAAGAATGTTACTGCATAAGCTTCTCCGAGCGCAGTCGGTGATTTAAAATTTCGCGCCGTTGACGCCCACAGACAGGCTTCGCCGTTGCTATCTCGATAAAGTTTCCCAGTCGGCTCTCCGAGAATTGAGCCTCAGGTATCCCACTAAATGACGTCCTGTCCTAGGCCGCGGGAGTGCGCAGGCAGAACGTTAGCATTAAGCTGCTAAAGCGTATTCGTTGTTTGCGTTTACTTTTTTCCACCGTGTTGACGGGCTGATGGAACCCCGGCTCGCTACCTATACCATAACTACCCCTGTCGAAACCAGTACGCCCCCATATCAATAAGGGGATCTGGGATTACTGCTGCTTTTGCAAACAAGTCCATATACTTCTTTATTCATTTATTATATCATAAACCTTATGTTCAGCCAAATAAAACTTTTACCATCTTAGTACCCATATACAGGATTAATATTACATATGCCGAATATATTGAGAAGTAGTCCACCAAGCCCAAATCTACAGTGTTCTTGGCGCGAGATTTCCCGTCCAGCTTCGTTGTCGTCACCTTGCATATGTCCGATATGCAAGGTTCCTTCGCCTTGCTGGGCGAAAAATCTCGCGCAATTCATCCTATAGCTTTAGACTTGGCGGACTACTAGAGGAGGGGAATTTTCTTGTCATCACAACATACCGGCATGCTGCTGGTTGCGGCTTCGGCCGCCGGCTTTGCCACTTTGGCAATTTTCATTAAGTTTGCTTATGCTGCCGGCGCCAATATTATTACCATTCTGGCCGGACGGTTTGTTCTCGCCGCAATTTGCCTGGCCCTTATTCTAAAATGGCGTGGTATTCCGCTGGCCGTCAATAAAGGGTTACTGCGCGACCTGTCGCTGATGGGCGGTTTGGGCTATGGCTCCATGTCCCTGCTGTTTGCCCTGGCGGTCAAATACCTCCCGGCCTCACTGGCAGCAATGCTGTTGTATACCTATCCGGCAATCGTCAGTTTGTTGTCTTTTAGCCTGGGCGATGAACAGTACACCTGGCCGAAAGGAGCGGCGCTCGCAATCTGTTTCTCAGGCTTGTTCCTGGTGCTCGGCGTCTCCTTCGAGAATGCCAGCCTGCTCGGCTTTGCTTTTGGCCTGGGTGCCGCTGCCGTCTACTCAGTCTATATTGTTGTCGGCAACCGGCGCCTGAAGCATGTTGATTCCATGGTTACCACCACCTATGTATGCGCTGCGGCGGCGCTTGTTTTTGTTCTGACCGGACTTGTAACCGACAGCCTTATCTGGAGCCTGCCATACCAGGGCTGGCTGGCAATCATCGGTATTGCCCTCATCCCCACCATTGTCGGAATTATGGGCTTCTTTGCCGGCATGAGCCGGATTGGCGCCACGAATGCTTCGATTATCAGCACCACCGAACCGGTAATAACCGTGCTGCTGTCGGTGCTCCTGCTTAATGAAAAAATAACGCCGCTGCAGATTAGCGGCGGCATTCTGATCCTGGGCGGCATATTGATTTTGCAGCTTTGGGCCGGAAAAAGCAAATGCTCACAGGCAGTGGAACAACAATAATTATTCCTTCTGCCGGTCGCGCAAGGCCCGTTCCATATCACGCTTAGCATCCCGCTCGGCAAGGTCCTGCCGTTTGTCATAGGTATGCTTGCCACTGGCCAGCCCCAGTTCTACCTTGACCTTGCCTCTGGTAAAATACATTTTAAGCGGCACCAGGGTATAGCCTTTTTCCTTGGTCTTGCCAATCAGTTTATTAATTTCATAGCGGTGCATCAAAAGCTTACGGGTGCGCAACGGTTCATGATTGAAGCGATTACCCTGCTCATAAGGGCT contains:
- a CDS encoding DMT family transporter; the encoded protein is MSSQHTGMLLVAASAAGFATLAIFIKFAYAAGANIITILAGRFVLAAICLALILKWRGIPLAVNKGLLRDLSLMGGLGYGSMSLLFALAVKYLPASLAAMLLYTYPAIVSLLSFSLGDEQYTWPKGAALAICFSGLFLVLGVSFENASLLGFAFGLGAAAVYSVYIVVGNRRLKHVDSMVTTTYVCAAAALVFVLTGLVTDSLIWSLPYQGWLAIIGIALIPTIVGIMGFFAGMSRIGATNASIISTTEPVITVLLSVLLLNEKITPLQISGGILILGGILILQLWAGKSKCSQAVEQQ
- the smpB gene encoding SsrA-binding protein SmpB — translated: MSKEAGIKIATENRKARHDYHIHETYEAGIALTGTEVKSLRAGKANLKDSYARIDNAELMLHNLHISPYEQGNRFNHEPLRTRKLLMHRYEINKLIGKTKEKGYTLVPLKMYFTRGKVKVELGLASGKHTYDKRQDLAERDAKRDMERALRDRQKE